The DNA region TTTGGTCGGCTCAAGGACTGGCGCAGAATTGCCATGCGCTATGACCGATGCGCTCACACGTTCTTCTCGGCCATATGCCTCGCTGCCTCCGTTATTTTTTATCTCAATTAATGAGTCCTGAGCCTAGGTTGTCGTTGATGGGCTTCAGCCTGTCCATATCGAAAAAGAAGACGGCATGCCGCTGACCGGGCGACTTTTTGAGAACTTCGCCGACTTTCTGGTAAAAAAGATGGCGGGTGGGCAGGTTGGTGAGCGTGTCGAACAGGCCGCGCCGGGAAATTTCGATAAGGCCGCTGACCTTCTCCACGGAAAATTCATTGGAGCCGCGCACGCTTTTGTCCAGATCGGCCACATGGTGGAAGATGTTGTCCACCGGCGAAAAGGCCTTGCGCCCATAGCGCTGGAAGAGCAGAAAAAACAGGGCGTAGAGCAGCGTCTGCACGCCGAAACTCCACAGTATGGGACGCATGGTGGGCAGCATCGGCACGCGGTGAATGAGCGTCCATTTGCTGTCGGCCACATGGCTGAAAACGGTGAAGGTCAACCGCCCCTCAAAAAAGCAGATGAAACTGCCGCTGCTTTTCGATATCGTCGAGGAACTGTTCCCGACTGCTGCCGAGCAAAAAGGTTTCCTTGTCGACCAGATTTTTTATATCCACCATCAGCTTGTCGGCGTCCGGGTGCGCGATGATCGCGCGGCGGCTGTCCACCAGAAGATAATAGCCGTATTCGGAACGGGTGCGGAACGGCGGCAACTGGCTCATGTGCGTCAGCGGAGTTGTGACGAAACAGATGCTGACGACTTTACCGTCTTTTTTGACCGGCATGAACTGGGTGAAATTCATGTCGCCCGTGGCCCCGGCGGGGAAGGGGTCGCTGAGCTCCCGTTTGCCGGTTCGCATGATCCGGGGGATATAGTCGCGCTTCAGCTTGGCGACTTTCGGCCGTAGCGTACTGGAAATGGTGCCGTCCGGATCCACCACGCCGATCATCCAGAACTGGAAGGCGTCGGCATAGGGTTTCATGCTCATGGCGCGGTCCAGAACGGAAACGGTGGTATCCTGGATCAGAGGCTGCTTGCTCATGCCCTCAAGCAGGTTGTAGGTCGCCTCAAGACGAGATGTGAGATCCCCGGTCAGCGCTCTGGTGGAATCCTCGGCTGTGGTTTTGATGAAAAGATATCCGGCGTAAAGTGCACTGCCGAGACTGATGCAGACGAACGCCGCGAACACCAGCCACAGGCTTCTGGAAAAAAGTCCGCTGACCGTGCCGGTAGAAGAGAGCTTTTTGCAGGACATCGCAAACGCTGTGATAAAAATTGTATAATATAAAAAATTTGCCGGATTGCGATGATAGTAAACATTTTTTAGGAAATATCCATAGGCAATTTTCCCC from Desulfovibrio porci includes:
- a CDS encoding diguanylate cyclase domain-containing protein translates to MTFTVFSHVADSKWTLIHRVPMLPTMRPILWSFGVQTLLYALFFLLFQRYGRKAFSPVDNIFHHVADLDKSVRGSNEFSVEKVSGLIEISRRGLFDTLTNLPTRHLFYQKVGEVLKKSPGQRHAVFFFDMDRLKPINDNLGSGLIN
- a CDS encoding cache domain-containing protein, yielding MSCKKLSSTGTVSGLFSRSLWLVFAAFVCISLGSALYAGYLFIKTTAEDSTRALTGDLTSRLEATYNLLEGMSKQPLIQDTTVSVLDRAMSMKPYADAFQFWMIGVVDPDGTISSTLRPKVAKLKRDYIPRIMRTGKRELSDPFPAGATGDMNFTQFMPVKKDGKVVSICFVTTPLTHMSQLPPFRTRSEYGYYLLVDSRRAIIAHPDADKLMVDIKNLVDKETFLLGSSREQFLDDIEKQRQFHLLF